TCACCACTTCGCCGGCTGCCGGCAGATGCTGGATGTAGCGCTGCATGTAGATCTGCGACTTTTCCCGCTCCGTCGGCGCCGGCAGGGCCGTTACCCTGAAGACACGGGGGCTGACGCGCTCAGTAAGTCGCCGGATCACGCCGCCCTTGCCGGCAGCATCACGGCCTTCGAAGATGATGACGATGCGGGCGCCGGTCTTTTTCACCCAGGCCTGCAGGTGCGCAATCTCTTCTTGCAGCCGGGCGAGCTCCTTGGCGTAGCCACCGGATGATCGCTCTTCTGCGGGTGCAGACGCTTCGACAACCTTGTCGGGGCCGTTCTTGTCCTTATTCTTTTTCTTGCCTTCGTGTTTTCCCATCTGTCTCTCCCGTTTCGAAGTTTTGTGCAGTTCCCATGGCGTTGGAGTTCGCCACAGCTTCCCCTTTCGGTACCTGGCTTTCGCCGTACCGGGCTTCGTAAGCGTCGAGCGCGTCCTCCATGCCCTCGAAGATCATGTTGGGTCCGATTCTTTCGATGATGCCGGCTCGCTCAAGCAGGGCGCGGGCATCCGTGTGCAGTTCCGCCGTACCGAGCGCAATGTCGCGCGCCTTCAGTTCCTCGGCGAGATCCCCGAGCATCTCGGCTGCGGTGCTGTCGATCTGCGGGATCGCACTGGCATCGATGACCAGCCAATGCGCAGGGGGCGGCAGTTCGTCGGCGATCGCCGTCAAGCGCGCCCGCACATAGTCCGCGTTGTAGAAAAGCAGACTGTCCTGGATCATGCAGGCGCCAAAGCCCGGCACCGGGCGTGCGTCCGGTGCTCGATGCAGCTTGTAGAAACCGTCCCGGCCGGGGATTCTGCCAAGCATCGCGTCGTGCGGATACATGGTCTGCAGCAGCAGATAGATCAGTGTCGCGGCAATCGCGATGACCACGCCGGTCAAGACGCCGAGGCCGATCGGCCCCCAGAGCGCGATCAGGGCAAAAACGAACTCGATCCGGTTGACGCGCCATATCCGCCTGAGGCCCTCGATGTCGATCAGGCTGAGTGCGGTCGCCGCAAGGATAGCGCCGAGCGCTGCGATCGGCAGGACGCGCAGAATGTTGCCGAGAAACAGGAGCACGGCCATCAGGGTCGCAGCGGCAACCAGGCTTGCGATTTGCGATCTACCACCGACAGCAAAGTTCACGGCGGTACGGGAATCCGAAGCGGTCACCGGAAACGCCCCGAACAGCCCGGCGGCGAAATTTGCTGCACCGAAGCCTGTCAGTTCGCGATTTGGATCGACACGATAGCCACCGAGCGTCGCGAAACTGCGCGCCGTGATGACACCGGAGCCGAAACTGACGAGGAAGATGGCGGCTCCGCCCGTCAGTAGGGCGTCAATCGGCAGGTTCCCGAGGCGCGGCAGGGTAAACGACGGTAACCCCTGCGGTATGTCGCCGACAACCGCCATGCCGCGCCCTTCGAAGTCGAAGAGAAAGGAAAGCAGCACGGCGACGAAGACGACGATGACCGGTCCTGGTATGGGCGATCGATAGATGCGGGCCACTTGCAGGAGCGCGAAGCAGGCCAAGGCAAATGCCAGGGTGGGCCAATGGATCGAACCGGCTTGGCGCAGAAGTTCGACCACCGGCGATATCAGACCCTCGGACTCGATGCTGACGCCGGTAAACCGCTTGATCTGCCCAACCAGGATGGACAGGGAGATGCCGGCGAAGAAACCGGTCAGGATCGGACGTGACAGAAAGGTTGCCAACACACCGAGCCGCACGAGGCGGGCAATCAGGCAAAGGATACCGACGATCAGCGCCAGCAGCGCAGCGGCTGTCACGCGGTCGACCGTGGTGCCGGGCGTAGCGAAAACCGTTGTCAGAACCGCGGCCAGCACGGTCATCGTCGCAGCATCCGGTCCAACGATCAGTTGGCGCGACGGCCCGAAAAGTGCGTAGGCGATGAGCGGCGTTATGCTGGCATAGAGGCCGGTTTCGGCAGGCAGTCCAGCTATGGCCGGGTAGGCGATGGCGCTTGGCAGGCCAACGGCG
The nucleotide sequence above comes from Ensifer adhaerens. Encoded proteins:
- a CDS encoding SulP family inorganic anion transporter, whose product is MPFNLPRLPLLANLDGYRAGWLRNDISAGLAIAAVGLPSAIAYPAIAGLPAETGLYASITPLIAYALFGPSRQLIVGPDAATMTVLAAVLTTVFATPGTTVDRVTAAALLALIVGILCLIARLVRLGVLATFLSRPILTGFFAGISLSILVGQIKRFTGVSIESEGLISPVVELLRQAGSIHWPTLAFALACFALLQVARIYRSPIPGPVIVVFVAVLLSFLFDFEGRGMAVVGDIPQGLPSFTLPRLGNLPIDALLTGGAAIFLVSFGSGVITARSFATLGGYRVDPNRELTGFGAANFAAGLFGAFPVTASDSRTAVNFAVGGRSQIASLVAAATLMAVLLFLGNILRVLPIAALGAILAATALSLIDIEGLRRIWRVNRIEFVFALIALWGPIGLGVLTGVVIAIAATLIYLLLQTMYPHDAMLGRIPGRDGFYKLHRAPDARPVPGFGACMIQDSLLFYNADYVRARLTAIADELPPPAHWLVIDASAIPQIDSTAAEMLGDLAEELKARDIALGTAELHTDARALLERAGIIERIGPNMIFEGMEDALDAYEARYGESQVPKGEAVANSNAMGTAQNFETGETDGKTRRQEKE